In Rhizobium sp. ZPR4, a genomic segment contains:
- a CDS encoding helix-turn-helix domain-containing protein, producing the protein MKKTVTGCSVEEAMHLLGGRWRLLIVSYLVDGPQRFNELRRLMPGISQRMLTLDLRALEEAGLIRRTVYPTVPVKVEYSLTEDGSRLEKVVAVVKEFGLWLKDRDAQMIEEREVSPELVV; encoded by the coding sequence ATGAAGAAGACAGTGACTGGCTGCTCCGTCGAGGAGGCTATGCATTTGCTGGGTGGCCGCTGGCGGCTGCTGATCGTTTCCTATCTGGTCGACGGGCCGCAGCGCTTCAACGAACTGCGGCGGCTGATGCCGGGGATCTCGCAGCGAATGTTGACGCTCGACCTGCGCGCGCTGGAGGAGGCAGGTCTTATCAGGCGCACGGTCTATCCGACGGTTCCCGTGAAGGTCGAATATTCGCTGACGGAAGATGGGAGCCGCCTGGAGAAGGTGGTGGCCGTGGTCAAGGAATTCGGGCTATGGTTGAAGGATCGGGATGCGCAGATGATCGAAGAGCGTGAGGTTTCACCAGAGCTCGTAGTATAA
- a CDS encoding type I restriction endonuclease, with translation MSFKEQVAELSKRAIAAQNIALTEEATKNALVMPFLRTLGFDVFDPTQIVPEFTADVGLKKGEKVDYAVKINDRIEFILEAKAVSANLSQAQYSQLYRYFSTTDCSIAILTNGIQIWFFTDLDAPNKLDSNPFFKFDLFDYDDNDLKELEKFHKEKFSIEDIKSSASTLKRMKATISCIEAQFNDPDDEFVRLISKEIHDGKLTAAVVAEFKPIIKRAFEDLVRQKIQRKLSAAFNENVNIPTIKDVDSVTQINDDGDGIETTQEEIDGFNIVRAIGAEFADVSRIVMRDQKSYCGINFDDNNRKPIVRLHFNSKTKFLTIFDAEKAGSRFDITQTADIFKAKAQIQAVIQSYVGS, from the coding sequence ATGTCGTTCAAGGAACAAGTTGCTGAACTATCGAAGCGTGCAATTGCTGCGCAAAATATTGCTCTTACTGAAGAGGCGACAAAGAACGCGCTTGTTATGCCATTTTTGCGTACTCTTGGTTTTGATGTTTTTGATCCAACGCAGATTGTGCCTGAGTTTACAGCTGATGTCGGTTTGAAGAAGGGAGAGAAAGTCGATTATGCTGTCAAAATAAACGACAGGATCGAATTTATTCTGGAGGCAAAGGCTGTCAGTGCGAATCTTTCGCAGGCCCAATACAGTCAACTTTATCGGTATTTTTCGACCACTGATTGCTCAATTGCGATTTTGACAAACGGCATACAAATCTGGTTTTTTACCGATCTTGATGCACCGAACAAGCTTGATAGCAACCCGTTCTTTAAGTTCGATCTTTTCGATTACGATGACAATGATCTGAAAGAGTTAGAAAAATTTCATAAAGAAAAATTTTCTATTGAAGATATCAAGAGTTCAGCCAGCACGTTAAAGCGAATGAAGGCGACAATCAGCTGTATAGAAGCGCAGTTTAATGACCCTGATGACGAATTCGTGCGGCTCATCTCCAAGGAAATACATGATGGCAAGCTGACAGCAGCTGTTGTTGCTGAGTTCAAGCCGATAATCAAGCGTGCCTTTGAAGATCTTGTTCGTCAAAAAATCCAAAGGAAATTGAGTGCAGCATTCAATGAGAACGTGAATATCCCGACGATAAAGGACGTAGATTCAGTCACCCAAATCAACGACGATGGTGATGGCATTGAAACGACTCAAGAGGAGATTGACGGGTTTAATATAGTGCGAGCGATCGGAGCGGAGTTTGCAGATGTCTCGCGAATTGTGATGCGCGATCAGAAATCTTACTGCGGCATTAATTTCGATGACAATAATCGTAAGCCAATTGTCAGATTGCACTTTAACTCGAAGACGAAGTTTCTAACGATCTTCGATGCAGAAAAAGCTGGGTCTCGATTCGACATAACGCAGACTGCGGATATCTTTAAAGCTAAAGCGCAAATTCAAGCTGTCATCCAGTCGTACGTCGGTTCCTAA
- a CDS encoding UvrD-helicase domain-containing protein, protein MTIGHDDIPFFDEEPEHTAPRRSAPASGSIGGGIAARAMAARDSGRRPDYLSGLNAEQAEAVETLDGPVLVLAGAGTGKTRVLTTRIAHILSTNRAFPSQILAVTFTNKAAREMKERIALLVGGAVEGMPWLGTFHSIGVKLLRRHAELVGLSSSFTILDTDDVIRLIKQLIQAEGLDDKRWPAKQFAGMIDTWKNKGLSPADIPEGDARAFANGKGRELYAAYQNRLKTLNACDFGDLLLHPINMFRQNPDILKDYHQRFRYILVDEYQDTNTAQYMWLRLLAQRQKGEPQNVCCVGDDDQSIYGWRGAEVDNILRFEKDFPGAKVIKLERNYRSTEHILGAAAHLIAHNEGRLGKTLFTDRSDPDDIKVQVHASWDSEEEARAIGEEIEQLQRNKHNLNDISILVRASFQMREFEDRFVTLGLNYRVVGGPRFYERLEIRDAMAYFRLVCQPADDLAFERIVNTPKRGLGDTTVRTLHDYARARDIPMLAAAADIIETDEMKPKARKALFDVVQSFRRWQGLLENTPHTELAEQILEESGYTDMWKNDKSAEAPGRLENLKELIRSMDSFESMRGFLEHVSLVMDAEQNENLDAVSIMTLHSAKGLEFDTVFLPGWEEGLFPHQRSLDESGRAGLEEERRLAYVGITRAKRRCHIWFVSNRRIHGLWQSTIPSRFLDELPETHVQVAEVEQSYGGYGRGGYGQSRFDKADPFANSYSTPGWKRAQANRNDATRDNWGSRSGHAVERIGYGESGPKVRTIDGELVAKSTSAEPSKFMVGDRVFHIKFGNGNVSEIEGNKLTIEFDRAGQKRVLDGFVEKA, encoded by the coding sequence ATGACCATTGGACATGACGACATTCCCTTCTTTGACGAGGAGCCGGAGCACACGGCGCCGCGCCGTTCTGCGCCGGCTTCCGGCAGCATCGGCGGCGGTATCGCGGCCCGCGCCATGGCAGCACGCGACAGCGGCCGCCGGCCAGACTATCTCTCGGGCCTCAATGCCGAGCAGGCAGAAGCCGTGGAAACGCTCGATGGCCCCGTTCTGGTGCTTGCGGGCGCCGGCACCGGTAAGACGCGCGTGCTGACCACCCGCATCGCCCATATCCTCTCCACCAATCGCGCCTTTCCCAGCCAGATCCTCGCCGTGACCTTCACCAACAAGGCGGCGCGCGAGATGAAGGAGCGCATCGCGCTGCTGGTCGGCGGTGCGGTCGAAGGCATGCCCTGGCTCGGCACGTTCCACTCGATCGGCGTCAAGCTGTTGCGCCGCCATGCCGAACTGGTCGGCCTCTCCTCCAGCTTCACCATTCTCGACACAGACGATGTCATTCGCCTGATCAAGCAGCTGATCCAGGCAGAAGGGCTCGACGACAAGCGCTGGCCGGCTAAGCAGTTTGCCGGCATGATTGATACTTGGAAGAACAAGGGCCTCAGCCCAGCCGATATTCCGGAAGGCGACGCACGCGCCTTTGCCAACGGTAAGGGCCGCGAGCTTTATGCCGCCTACCAGAACCGCCTGAAGACGCTGAACGCCTGCGACTTCGGCGATCTCCTGCTGCATCCGATCAATATGTTCCGGCAGAATCCTGATATTCTCAAGGATTACCACCAGCGCTTCCGCTACATCCTCGTCGACGAGTATCAGGACACCAACACGGCGCAATATATGTGGCTGCGCCTGCTGGCGCAGCGGCAGAAGGGTGAGCCGCAGAATGTCTGTTGCGTCGGCGACGACGACCAGTCGATCTATGGCTGGCGCGGCGCCGAGGTGGACAACATCCTGCGCTTCGAGAAGGATTTTCCCGGCGCCAAGGTCATCAAGCTCGAGCGCAACTATCGTTCCACCGAACATATTCTCGGTGCCGCAGCACACCTGATCGCCCATAATGAGGGCCGGCTCGGCAAGACGCTGTTCACCGACCGCTCCGATCCCGACGACATCAAGGTGCAGGTGCACGCCTCCTGGGATTCCGAGGAGGAAGCGCGCGCCATCGGCGAAGAGATCGAGCAGCTGCAGCGCAATAAGCATAATCTCAACGACATCTCGATCCTCGTGCGCGCCTCTTTCCAGATGCGCGAGTTCGAAGATCGTTTTGTCACGCTCGGCCTGAACTACCGCGTCGTCGGCGGCCCGCGCTTCTACGAGCGCCTCGAAATCCGCGACGCCATGGCCTATTTCCGCCTCGTCTGCCAGCCGGCAGACGATCTGGCTTTCGAGCGCATCGTCAATACGCCAAAGCGCGGTCTCGGCGATACCACCGTGCGCACACTGCATGATTATGCCCGCGCGCGCGACATCCCGATGCTGGCGGCGGCGGCCGATATCATCGAGACGGACGAGATGAAGCCGAAGGCGCGCAAGGCGCTGTTCGATGTCGTACAGTCCTTCCGCCGCTGGCAGGGACTGCTCGAAAATACGCCTCATACCGAACTTGCCGAGCAGATCCTCGAAGAGTCTGGCTATACGGACATGTGGAAAAACGACAAATCGGCGGAAGCGCCGGGACGTCTGGAAAACCTGAAGGAACTCATCCGCTCGATGGATAGTTTCGAATCCATGCGCGGCTTTCTCGAACATGTTTCGCTGGTGATGGACGCCGAGCAGAACGAAAATCTCGATGCCGTCTCGATCATGACGCTGCACTCCGCCAAGGGCCTGGAATTCGACACGGTGTTCCTGCCCGGCTGGGAGGAAGGCCTGTTTCCGCATCAGCGCTCGCTCGACGAGAGCGGCCGCGCCGGTCTTGAGGAAGAGCGCCGCCTCGCCTATGTCGGCATCACCCGCGCCAAGCGCCGCTGCCACATCTGGTTCGTCTCCAACCGCCGCATCCACGGCCTCTGGCAGTCAACAATCCCTTCCCGCTTCCTCGATGAATTGCCGGAAACACATGTTCAGGTCGCGGAAGTCGAGCAGTCCTATGGCGGGTATGGCCGCGGCGGCTACGGCCAGTCACGCTTCGACAAGGCCGATCCCTTCGCCAATTCCTACTCCACGCCAGGCTGGAAGCGCGCGCAAGCGAACCGCAACGATGCGACCCGCGACAACTGGGGCAGCCGCTCCGGCCACGCCGTCGAACGCATCGGCTACGGCGAGAGCGGTCCGAAGGTGCGCACCATCGACGGCGAGCTGGTGGCCAAATCGACCTCCGCCGAACCCTCCAAATTCATGGTCGGCGACCGCGTCTTCCACATCAAGTTCGGCAACGGCAATGTTTCCGAGATCGAAGGCAACAAGCTGACGATCGAATTCGACCGCGCCGGGCAGAAACGCGTGCTGGACGGGTTTGTGGAGAAGGCGTGA
- a CDS encoding efflux RND transporter periplasmic adaptor subunit yields MTAWKQLSLSFFLLAAGIAAVVAFVPSAAGLLQRVGVPETIVAWIAPRDGAADEKAETKGSSGGRRGQNIPLVVTEPVVSGVVNDRLSAIGTGDAIRSVVVMPQAAGTIREILIKSGDRVKQGQVLARLDDDEQIIARGQAEVALKSAVEKSQLYRNIKSTVSRMDVFDAEIVEQGAKLALQSAELALKRRDVVAPIDGIVGIVPVVVGDNVTTATNIVMLDDRSEVLVDYWVPERFANTVKVDQPVEATSVALPGRAFTGVVEAVDNRVDGASRTLRVRARIDNASDELRAGMSFNVGMRFAGESYPSVDPLAVQWDGAGAHVWRVTNGKSSKVRVSIVQRNPDAVLVRGELHNGDLIVIEGLQRVTEGGEVRFARDVAQAKEVITQ; encoded by the coding sequence ATGACCGCCTGGAAGCAGCTTTCCTTGTCTTTTTTCTTGCTGGCAGCCGGCATTGCCGCTGTCGTGGCCTTCGTGCCGAGTGCGGCGGGCCTGCTGCAGAGGGTCGGTGTTCCCGAGACGATCGTGGCGTGGATCGCACCACGCGATGGCGCGGCCGATGAAAAAGCAGAGACGAAGGGAAGCTCCGGCGGACGGCGTGGCCAGAACATACCGCTTGTCGTGACGGAACCTGTTGTCAGCGGCGTCGTCAATGATCGCCTGAGCGCGATCGGCACCGGTGACGCCATCCGTTCGGTCGTCGTCATGCCGCAGGCGGCGGGCACGATCCGGGAAATTCTCATCAAGTCCGGCGACAGGGTGAAGCAGGGGCAGGTGCTGGCGCGTCTTGATGACGACGAGCAGATCATCGCCCGCGGCCAGGCGGAAGTAGCACTGAAGAGCGCCGTCGAAAAATCCCAGCTCTACCGCAACATCAAGTCCACTGTTTCGCGCATGGACGTGTTCGATGCCGAGATCGTGGAGCAGGGCGCAAAGCTGGCGCTGCAATCGGCCGAACTGGCGCTGAAGCGCCGCGATGTCGTCGCGCCGATCGACGGGATCGTCGGTATCGTTCCCGTCGTCGTCGGCGATAACGTGACGACGGCGACCAACATCGTCATGCTGGACGACCGCTCGGAAGTCCTGGTGGATTACTGGGTTCCTGAGCGCTTTGCCAACACCGTCAAGGTGGACCAGCCGGTGGAGGCTACCTCGGTGGCGCTGCCGGGACGAGCATTCACGGGCGTTGTCGAGGCCGTCGACAACCGCGTCGATGGCGCGAGCCGGACCTTGCGCGTGCGCGCCCGCATCGACAACGCGTCCGATGAGCTGCGTGCCGGCATGTCCTTCAATGTCGGTATGCGCTTTGCTGGGGAATCCTATCCCTCCGTCGATCCGTTGGCCGTGCAATGGGATGGCGCAGGTGCGCATGTGTGGCGTGTTACCAACGGCAAGTCCTCGAAGGTGCGGGTCAGCATCGTGCAACGCAATCCGGATGCTGTTCTTGTCAGGGGCGAACTTCACAACGGTGATCTTATCGTCATCGAGGGATTGCAGCGCGTGACCGAAGGCGGGGAGGTTCGCTTTGCCCGTGATGTCGCTCAGGCCAAGGAGGTCATCACCCAATGA
- a CDS encoding glutathione binding-like protein: protein MKLYYMPASCSLSPHIVINELGLDVELIKVDHTSHKTETGLDFYGVNPHGYVPLLELADGNRLREGPAIVQYLADLKPEAGLAPAAGTMERYKLQEMLGFLSTEIHKGFIPLLYARLAGNYVETARPKLEKRYQWIDTQLADRPFLMGDGFTVADAYLFALTGWGQAPWLKSYYKAGIHFDELHNLEAWYARMRRRDAVRKSIHEEGLAFD from the coding sequence GTGAAACTTTACTATATGCCCGCCAGCTGCTCGCTCTCGCCGCATATCGTCATCAACGAACTCGGCTTGGACGTGGAACTGATCAAGGTCGATCACACCAGCCACAAGACCGAGACGGGACTGGATTTCTATGGCGTCAATCCACACGGCTATGTCCCCCTTCTCGAACTCGCCGACGGCAATCGCCTGCGCGAAGGACCGGCGATCGTCCAATATCTAGCAGACCTGAAACCCGAGGCCGGATTGGCGCCTGCCGCCGGCACCATGGAGCGCTACAAGCTGCAGGAAATGCTCGGCTTCCTGTCGACGGAAATCCACAAGGGCTTCATCCCGCTTCTCTATGCACGGCTTGCAGGAAACTACGTCGAGACGGCAAGGCCGAAGCTTGAAAAGCGTTATCAATGGATCGACACGCAGCTCGCCGATCGCCCCTTCCTGATGGGTGACGGTTTCACGGTTGCCGACGCCTATCTGTTTGCGCTGACGGGCTGGGGCCAGGCGCCGTGGCTCAAATCCTACTACAAGGCCGGCATCCATTTCGATGAATTGCATAATCTCGAAGCCTGGTATGCCCGCATGAGGCGACGGGATGCCGTGCGGAAATCCATCCATGAAGAGGGATTGGCTTTCGATTGA